From the Bacteroidia bacterium genome, one window contains:
- a CDS encoding methylated-DNA--[protein]-cysteine S-methyltransferase, which produces MTPHRVPRALLQSFVASPLGRLRLLSLDDALCYLGFDAEEEGQEYSSWVNRYLAQWTAVPAGSLHDPIHEQLTRYFNGNLKRFKVRSQLLGTDFQLQVWTALRAIPYGTTCSYHAVAEAIGNPHASRAVGQAVGRNPIAIIIPCHRVLGEDGSLVGYGGGIDRKKHLLRVEGALLV; this is translated from the coding sequence ATGACACCACATCGTGTACCCAGGGCTCTATTGCAATCCTTCGTAGCTTCGCCGCTCGGTCGGCTCCGATTGCTGTCGCTGGACGACGCGCTGTGTTACCTCGGCTTCGATGCCGAAGAGGAAGGACAGGAGTATTCCAGCTGGGTGAACCGATATCTCGCTCAATGGACCGCCGTGCCAGCCGGCAGCTTGCATGATCCGATCCATGAGCAGCTGACCCGGTACTTCAACGGAAACCTCAAGCGCTTTAAGGTGCGGTCGCAGTTGCTCGGTACGGATTTTCAGTTGCAGGTGTGGACGGCGTTGCGCGCCATCCCCTACGGGACGACTTGCTCGTACCACGCCGTGGCCGAGGCGATAGGTAATCCCCATGCGTCACGGGCGGTGGGGCAGGCGGTAGGGCGAAATCCCATCGCGATCATCATTCCCTGTCACCGCGTGCTCGGGGAGGACGGGAGTCTCGTCGGCTACGGCGGTGGCATCGACAGAAAAAAACACCTGCTGCGCGTCGAGGGAGCTCTGCTGGTGTAG
- a CDS encoding insulinase family protein produces MKVFRLTSVVAVFMTIFALPGAFAQETPGKAPVPGLGADIPVNPNVKIGTLANGMRYYIMQNKKPENRAALRLAVNAGSVLETDPEQGLAHFVEHMCFNGTKHFPKNKLVEYLEGIGMRFGADLNAYTSFDETVYMLEIPMDDETIITQGMQVLVDWASNVTFDDEEIDKERGVIIEEWRARKGASSRIRDIQFPVLLHGSKYADRLPIGKPDILKSFEYETLKGFYRKWYRPDLMAIVAVGDFDVATMEKKISAMFGSIPKPAEALVRPTEPVPDHAELLCTIASDPEATSSSVALYFKHEPKVERKVKDFRASMAERLFSRMLNDRYSELLQQNNPPFVSASAGKGGFVRAREVVVLNAIPKEGDVERGFEALLKEAYRVKQHGFTASELERAKTNVLRGMERQYNEREKTQSGSHASEFVRNFLVEEPIPGIEMEYELYKKYLETITLREVNKLTDEYFTDANRVITFSMPEKEGLTPPTEQQLRAVIERVEAMKLDPYVDEVANKPLVELGPSKVRVASEKKHEDIDVTEWTLSNGIKVFVKQTDFKADEVLFGATSPGGISLVGDTDLPSAALASSIISMGGVGEFNQIQLRKTLAGKVANVSPTISSENEGFNGSFAPKDMETAFQLLYLYFHQPRKDTTSFNSFKTRMMSMFENFGNQPERVFSDTLTTTLANYHPRQQPVTKAWLERVDLDKAFDIYSDRFRDASDFTFTFVGNIKPEELKPMVEKYIGQLPTTGRKETWKNHNVKPPTGKVEKIVRKGVDDKTMIAFVMTGPFEWTYENRYAFSALEEYLTIQLREAIREDKGGSYGVGVNANADKYPDAEYAIMINFGTSPDRVDEMIETMRKVLKDVVENPASEENIGKIKEIQRRERETGMKENGFWMGQLMRAISLGEPLNQFMQYEKMIDGLTAQHILDAAKKYINLERYVQVVLLPEQKGS; encoded by the coding sequence ATGAAAGTATTCCGTCTCACGAGTGTCGTCGCTGTGTTCATGACGATATTCGCTCTCCCGGGTGCGTTCGCCCAGGAGACTCCTGGCAAGGCACCTGTTCCCGGCCTCGGCGCCGACATCCCCGTCAATCCCAACGTGAAAATCGGTACGCTCGCCAACGGCATGCGCTACTACATCATGCAGAACAAGAAGCCGGAAAACCGCGCCGCTCTGCGCCTGGCTGTGAACGCCGGATCTGTTCTGGAGACCGATCCCGAACAGGGCCTCGCGCATTTCGTGGAGCACATGTGTTTCAACGGCACGAAGCATTTCCCTAAAAACAAGCTCGTGGAATATCTCGAGGGCATCGGCATGCGCTTCGGCGCCGACCTCAACGCCTACACCAGCTTCGATGAAACCGTGTATATGCTGGAGATACCGATGGACGACGAAACCATCATCACCCAGGGTATGCAGGTCCTTGTGGATTGGGCGAGCAATGTGACCTTCGACGACGAAGAGATCGACAAGGAGCGCGGCGTCATCATAGAGGAATGGCGCGCCCGGAAGGGTGCCTCGTCGCGCATCCGCGATATACAATTTCCCGTGCTGCTCCATGGCTCGAAGTACGCAGATCGTCTTCCGATTGGCAAGCCCGATATTCTGAAGAGCTTCGAGTACGAAACACTGAAGGGTTTTTACCGCAAGTGGTATCGTCCCGACCTGATGGCCATTGTCGCGGTCGGTGATTTTGATGTTGCGACGATGGAAAAGAAAATCTCCGCGATGTTCGGATCGATCCCGAAACCCGCCGAGGCGCTCGTTCGGCCAACGGAGCCTGTTCCGGATCATGCGGAATTGCTCTGCACCATCGCATCGGATCCCGAAGCGACATCGTCGTCGGTTGCCCTGTATTTCAAACATGAGCCGAAGGTGGAGCGGAAAGTCAAGGACTTCCGTGCCTCCATGGCTGAACGGCTTTTCAGCAGGATGCTCAACGACCGCTACAGTGAATTGCTGCAACAGAACAATCCGCCCTTCGTATCCGCCTCCGCCGGGAAAGGCGGCTTCGTGCGCGCCCGCGAGGTCGTTGTCCTGAACGCGATTCCGAAGGAAGGCGACGTGGAGCGCGGCTTCGAGGCGCTGCTCAAAGAGGCGTATCGCGTCAAACAGCACGGCTTCACCGCCTCCGAACTCGAACGCGCGAAAACCAATGTGCTTCGCGGCATGGAACGGCAGTACAACGAACGCGAGAAAACGCAATCCGGATCGCATGCATCCGAGTTCGTTCGCAATTTCCTTGTCGAAGAGCCCATCCCCGGTATCGAGATGGAGTACGAACTGTACAAGAAATATCTTGAGACCATTACCCTCCGCGAAGTCAATAAACTGACGGATGAATATTTCACCGATGCGAATCGCGTGATCACGTTCAGCATGCCGGAAAAAGAGGGACTCACGCCTCCGACGGAGCAGCAGCTCCGTGCAGTGATAGAGCGTGTGGAAGCCATGAAACTCGATCCCTACGTGGACGAAGTCGCGAACAAACCGTTAGTCGAATTGGGTCCGTCAAAGGTGCGTGTTGCCTCGGAGAAAAAGCACGAGGACATCGACGTCACGGAATGGACGCTCTCCAACGGTATCAAGGTCTTCGTCAAGCAGACGGATTTCAAGGCCGACGAAGTCCTGTTCGGTGCGACCAGTCCCGGTGGTATCTCCCTCGTGGGCGACACGGATCTGCCCAGTGCCGCGCTCGCATCCAGCATCATCAGCATGGGAGGTGTGGGCGAATTCAATCAGATTCAGCTGCGTAAGACGTTGGCCGGGAAAGTCGCCAACGTCTCCCCGACTATCAGCTCGGAAAATGAGGGTTTCAACGGCAGCTTCGCTCCCAAGGACATGGAAACCGCATTCCAGTTACTCTATCTGTATTTCCATCAGCCGCGTAAAGACACCACATCGTTCAATTCCTTCAAGACACGCATGATGTCCATGTTCGAGAATTTCGGCAATCAGCCGGAGCGCGTGTTCTCGGATACGCTCACCACAACGCTCGCGAATTATCACCCGCGGCAGCAGCCCGTTACCAAAGCATGGCTGGAGCGCGTCGATCTGGACAAGGCTTTCGACATCTATTCCGATCGCTTCCGTGATGCCAGCGATTTCACCTTCACGTTTGTCGGAAACATCAAGCCGGAAGAACTCAAGCCGATGGTCGAAAAGTACATCGGTCAGCTTCCGACCACCGGACGCAAGGAAACATGGAAGAATCACAACGTCAAGCCGCCCACCGGGAAGGTTGAAAAGATCGTGCGGAAAGGCGTGGATGATAAAACCATGATTGCCTTCGTGATGACGGGGCCTTTCGAGTGGACGTACGAAAATCGTTACGCCTTTTCCGCTCTGGAAGAGTATCTCACGATACAGCTCCGGGAAGCGATTCGCGAGGATAAAGGCGGCAGCTACGGTGTGGGTGTGAACGCTAACGCGGACAAATATCCGGACGCCGAGTACGCCATCATGATCAACTTCGGCACCAGTCCCGATCGTGTGGACGAAATGATCGAAACCATGCGCAAGGTCCTGAAGGACGTTGTCGAAAATCCTGCATCCGAGGAGAATATCGGGAAGATCAAGGAAATTCAGCGCCGGGAACGTGAAACGGGCATGAAAGAAAACGGCTTCTGGATGGGGCAGCTCATGCGCGCCATATCGCTCGGCGAGCCGCTGAATCAGTTCATGCAGTACGAAAAAATGATCGACGGTCTCACCGCGCAGCATATCCTTGACGCCGCAAAAAAATACATCAACCTCGAACGGTACGTTCAGGTTGTCCTGCTTCCGGAACAAAAGGGTTCCTGA
- a CDS encoding adenylate/guanylate cyclase domain-containing protein, which produces MHNWLKPGEELDIETARSEQLRARILSVIFFSTALMVVILSALLPHKLLATLSIPAFRQPVFMLLLSIGLYEGAISFLFLAFEKKRRRVPLFGRIANVTVEITLPGVGILLVGQSVHPVHALLSPMIALYFIFIIVSVLRLSAGLSLFTGVLAAAQYCALVLYVLSTSDTSSVDPVFASPLFYTSRCVLLLAAGAAAALITRLLRLRIAGMLRAAEEKRQVIQLFGQQVSEPVAAELLNHPEHAEGVLRTVTVLFLDIRDFTPLVGSRPPREVVSYLNTVFGTLIPIVERNNGIVNQFLGDGFMATFGAPVGNAAHASDAVNAALAMHSAVERLNAQGAIPFTRIGIGVHTGEAVTGNIGAAGRRQYSVTGSAVILASRIEQLNKSYNSSVLISGSTWSRIEHHSLFTESLGTALLKGCSDPVVIYKLA; this is translated from the coding sequence ATGCACAACTGGCTGAAACCCGGTGAAGAACTGGATATCGAGACGGCACGCAGCGAACAGCTTCGTGCGCGCATCCTCTCGGTCATCTTCTTTTCCACCGCGCTCATGGTCGTCATTCTTTCGGCTCTGTTGCCGCACAAGCTGCTTGCGACCCTCAGCATTCCGGCCTTTCGTCAACCCGTTTTCATGCTGCTGCTGAGTATCGGCCTGTACGAGGGCGCGATTTCTTTCCTGTTTCTTGCCTTCGAGAAAAAGCGCAGACGCGTTCCACTGTTCGGCAGAATCGCCAACGTCACCGTGGAAATCACCCTCCCCGGAGTGGGCATTCTTCTTGTCGGACAATCGGTGCATCCCGTGCACGCGCTGCTGTCGCCCATGATCGCGTTGTACTTCATTTTTATCATCGTTTCCGTATTGCGACTGAGCGCCGGTCTCTCGCTGTTCACGGGCGTCCTGGCCGCGGCGCAATACTGCGCACTGGTGCTGTACGTGCTTTCGACGAGTGACACATCGTCGGTGGACCCCGTCTTCGCCTCGCCTTTGTTCTACACCTCGCGTTGCGTGTTGCTGCTGGCGGCCGGCGCGGCCGCGGCCCTCATCACCAGACTCCTGCGCCTGCGCATCGCGGGCATGCTTCGTGCGGCGGAGGAGAAACGGCAGGTGATACAGCTCTTCGGACAGCAGGTATCCGAGCCCGTCGCCGCAGAATTACTCAACCATCCGGAACACGCGGAGGGGGTGCTGCGCACCGTGACCGTTCTGTTCCTCGACATCCGCGATTTCACCCCCTTGGTCGGCAGTCGTCCGCCCCGCGAGGTGGTGAGCTATCTCAATACCGTGTTCGGTACGCTTATCCCCATCGTCGAGAGAAACAACGGCATTGTCAATCAGTTTCTGGGTGACGGTTTCATGGCCACGTTCGGCGCCCCGGTAGGCAATGCGGCACATGCAAGCGACGCTGTGAACGCCGCACTGGCGATGCATTCCGCGGTCGAGCGTCTGAACGCGCAGGGAGCGATTCCGTTCACACGCATTGGCATAGGCGTGCATACGGGTGAAGCGGTGACGGGAAACATCGGGGCGGCGGGAAGGCGGCAGTATTCCGTTACCGGGAGCGCGGTCATTCTCGCCTCGCGTATCGAACAGCTCAATAAAAGCTACAACAGCTCCGTGCTCATTTCCGGCAGCACCTGGAGCCGCATCGAGCATCACTCGCTTTTCACCGAGAGTCTCGGCACCGCTCTTCTCAAGGGTTGCAGCGATCCGGTCGTGATATACAAGCTGGCGTAA
- a CDS encoding YgiQ family radical SAM protein — protein sequence MFLPMSLKEMRTLGWEELDVILVTGDAYIDAPHIGTALIGKSLLVAGFRVGVIAQPNMHDLADISALGEPRLFWGVTGGSVDSMVANYTALKKKRRSDDYTPGAENTRRPDRAVIVYANLIRRAFRATRPIILGGIEASLRRVAHYDYWDDALRRSILFDAKADLLVYGMGERTVLHLAELLRHGEAVDAVPGTCCIARDARAEYLDLPSFEEVKSDPQAFIRMFDAFYRNLDPHTAQGLQQRHGDRWLIHHPPPPWETQEDLDGVYTLDFERDAHPSYNGQGVIRALDTIRFSVQTHRGCYGECNFCAIAVHEGRTIRWRSEQSVLDEARRMSTHRKFTGVIPDVGGPTANMYGYECAKKLAKGVCDDKRCAFPDLCRSMPVNHSRYERLLRKLRALPGIRHVFVASGIRPDLLLADEKCGMRFLDELAAYHVSGQLRLAPEHSDPGILHLMGKGGLEDYLDFRKLFVERSRVAGKKQYLSYYFIAAYPGCEEQHMHALRRVAAEGLGVSAEHVQIFTPTPGTWASVMYHTELHPFTGEALFVERTLAGKRRQKEAVLGGGAAHRPDNARRRRH from the coding sequence ATGTTCCTTCCCATGAGCCTGAAGGAAATGCGTACCCTCGGATGGGAGGAATTGGACGTCATTCTCGTCACGGGTGATGCCTATATCGACGCCCCGCATATCGGCACCGCGTTGATCGGCAAGTCTCTGCTCGTAGCAGGGTTTCGCGTCGGTGTGATCGCCCAACCGAATATGCATGACCTCGCCGATATCAGCGCGCTCGGCGAGCCGCGACTGTTCTGGGGTGTGACGGGAGGCAGTGTCGATTCCATGGTCGCGAATTACACCGCCCTGAAAAAGAAGCGCCGCAGCGACGACTATACACCCGGGGCAGAGAACACGCGCCGTCCCGACCGCGCGGTGATAGTCTATGCGAACCTGATCCGCCGCGCCTTCCGCGCCACACGGCCGATCATTCTGGGAGGGATCGAAGCAAGTCTTCGACGCGTCGCGCATTACGACTACTGGGATGATGCGCTGAGGCGCTCGATTCTCTTCGATGCCAAAGCCGATCTGCTGGTGTATGGAATGGGGGAACGCACCGTGTTGCATCTCGCGGAATTGCTCCGTCACGGTGAAGCCGTCGACGCGGTGCCGGGCACCTGCTGCATCGCGCGGGACGCACGTGCAGAGTATCTGGATCTCCCGTCCTTTGAAGAAGTGAAATCAGATCCGCAGGCCTTTATTCGAATGTTCGATGCGTTTTACCGCAATCTCGATCCGCACACGGCACAGGGCTTGCAGCAGCGGCATGGGGACAGGTGGCTTATCCATCATCCGCCTCCGCCATGGGAGACGCAGGAGGATCTCGATGGGGTCTATACGCTTGATTTCGAACGCGATGCGCATCCGTCCTACAACGGGCAGGGAGTGATACGGGCGTTGGATACGATTCGCTTCTCCGTTCAGACGCACCGCGGTTGCTATGGCGAATGCAACTTCTGCGCTATAGCTGTGCACGAAGGCAGGACGATTCGATGGAGGAGCGAGCAGTCGGTGCTCGACGAAGCCCGACGAATGAGCACGCATCGAAAATTTACCGGAGTGATACCCGACGTGGGTGGGCCCACCGCAAACATGTACGGGTACGAATGCGCGAAGAAGCTCGCAAAAGGTGTTTGCGACGACAAACGTTGCGCCTTTCCCGATCTGTGCCGAAGTATGCCGGTGAACCACAGCCGCTACGAGCGACTTCTGAGAAAATTGCGAGCCCTCCCGGGTATTCGGCATGTGTTCGTGGCCAGCGGCATCCGGCCCGACTTGCTGCTTGCAGACGAGAAATGCGGCATGCGTTTTCTCGACGAGCTCGCCGCGTATCATGTCTCCGGACAATTGCGTCTCGCCCCGGAGCATTCCGACCCCGGCATCCTGCATTTGATGGGGAAAGGCGGGCTGGAGGACTATCTGGACTTCAGAAAATTGTTCGTCGAACGATCCCGTGTCGCAGGAAAGAAGCAGTATCTCAGCTACTACTTCATCGCCGCGTATCCCGGCTGTGAAGAACAGCACATGCACGCTCTGCGCAGAGTGGCCGCGGAAGGATTGGGGGTGAGCGCCGAGCATGTGCAGATCTTCACGCCCACACCCGGAACCTGGGCCTCCGTGATGTATCACACGGAGTTGCATCCCTTCACGGGTGAAGCGCTGTTCGTGGAACGCACTCTCGCCGGAAAGCGCAGACAGAAGGAGGCAGTGCTGGGTGGGGGGGCGGCGCACAGACCGGACAATGCGCGACGGAGGCGGCACTGA